The following proteins are encoded in a genomic region of Periophthalmus magnuspinnatus isolate fPerMag1 chromosome 10, fPerMag1.2.pri, whole genome shotgun sequence:
- the fgf13a gene encoding fibroblast growth factor 13a isoform X3, which produces MSGKVAKPKEDKDASKEPQLKGIVTKLYSRQGFHLQLQADGTIDGTKEEDNGYTMFNLIPVGLRVVAIQGVQTKLYLAMNSEGFLYTSEHFTSECKFKESVFENYYVTYSSMIYRQQQSGRGWYLGLNKEGEIMKGNHVKKNKPAAHFLPKPLKVAMYREPSLHELTEFSRSGTGTPTKSRSASAVLNGGKTVSQHEST; this is translated from the exons AGCCCCAGCTGAAAGGGATCGTGACAAAGCTGTACAGCCGCCAGGGCTTCCACCTCCAGCTGCAGGCTGACGGCACCATCGATGGAACCAAGGAGGAGGATAATGGTTACA CCATGTTCAACCTTATTCCTGTGGGGCTGCGGGTGGTTGCCATTCAGGGAGTGCAAACTAAACTCTACTTGGCCATGAACAGTGAAGGATTCTTGTACACATCA GAACACTTCACGTCGGAGTGTAAATTCAAAGAGTCGGTGTTTGAGAACTACTATGTGACGTATTCCTCCATGATCTACCGGCAGCAGCAGTCAGGCCGGGGCTGGTACCTGGGCCTCAACAAGGAGGGCGAGATCATGAAGGGCAACCACGTCAAGAAGAACAAGCCAGCAGCACACTTTCTTCCCAAACCGCTAAAAG TTGCAATGTACAGAGAGCCATCCCTCCACGAGCTGACAGAGTTTTCGCGCTCGGGCACAGGCACCCCCACCAAGAGCCGGAGTGCGTCTGCGGTGCTGAACGGAGGCAAGACCGTGAGCCAGCACGAGTCCACGTAG
- the fgf13a gene encoding fibroblast growth factor 13a isoform X2 translates to MAAVIASSLIRQKRQAREREKSNACRCVSSPSKAKGSCEKPSKLSVFSRVKLFSSKKRRRRRPEPQLKGIVTKLYSRQGFHLQLQADGTIDGTKEEDNGYTMFNLIPVGLRVVAIQGVQTKLYLAMNSEGFLYTSEHFTSECKFKESVFENYYVTYSSMIYRQQQSGRGWYLGLNKEGEIMKGNHVKKNKPAAHFLPKPLKVAMYREPSLHELTEFSRSGTGTPTKSRSASAVLNGGKTVSQHEST, encoded by the exons ATGGCAGCAGTTATCGCCAGCTCCCTCATCAGGCAGAAGAGACAAGCGAGGGAGCGGGAAAAGTCCAACGCCTGTCGCTGCGTGAGTAGTCCCAGTAAAGCCAAAGGGAGCTGCGAAAAGCCCAGCAAACTCAGTGTCTTCTCCCGAGTCAAACTCTTCAGCTCCAAGAAGAGACGCAGAAGACGCCCAG AGCCCCAGCTGAAAGGGATCGTGACAAAGCTGTACAGCCGCCAGGGCTTCCACCTCCAGCTGCAGGCTGACGGCACCATCGATGGAACCAAGGAGGAGGATAATGGTTACA CCATGTTCAACCTTATTCCTGTGGGGCTGCGGGTGGTTGCCATTCAGGGAGTGCAAACTAAACTCTACTTGGCCATGAACAGTGAAGGATTCTTGTACACATCA GAACACTTCACGTCGGAGTGTAAATTCAAAGAGTCGGTGTTTGAGAACTACTATGTGACGTATTCCTCCATGATCTACCGGCAGCAGCAGTCAGGCCGGGGCTGGTACCTGGGCCTCAACAAGGAGGGCGAGATCATGAAGGGCAACCACGTCAAGAAGAACAAGCCAGCAGCACACTTTCTTCCCAAACCGCTAAAAG TTGCAATGTACAGAGAGCCATCCCTCCACGAGCTGACAGAGTTTTCGCGCTCGGGCACAGGCACCCCCACCAAGAGCCGGAGTGCGTCTGCGGTGCTGAACGGAGGCAAGACCGTGAGCCAGCACGAGTCCACGTAG